The Mesorhizobium sp. NBSH29 genome has a segment encoding these proteins:
- a CDS encoding RidA family protein → MTDTIESRLAELGVTLPAAAAPAANYLPFMQSGNLLFTSGQLPMKDGKLSATGQLGRDVDVAAGQEAAKYCAINILAQAKAALGDLGKIKRVVRITVFVASSADFTEQHLVANGASDFLAAVLGDAGRHARAAVGVAALPLNAAVEIDAIIETA, encoded by the coding sequence ATGACAGACACAATCGAAAGCCGCCTTGCGGAACTCGGCGTGACCCTCCCCGCGGCTGCTGCGCCAGCGGCAAACTACCTGCCCTTCATGCAAAGCGGCAACCTTCTGTTCACGTCCGGCCAGTTGCCGATGAAAGACGGCAAACTTTCCGCAACCGGCCAGCTCGGCCGTGATGTCGATGTCGCCGCCGGGCAGGAAGCAGCGAAATATTGCGCCATCAACATTCTGGCGCAGGCAAAGGCCGCACTCGGCGATTTGGGCAAAATAAAGCGGGTGGTGCGGATCACTGTCTTCGTGGCGTCATCTGCCGACTTTACCGAGCAGCATCTGGTCGCCAATGGCGCATCCGATTTTCTTGCCGCAGTGCTGGGCGATGCCGGACGGCACGCGCGCGCAGCGGTTGGCGTTGCCGCACTGCCGCTCAACGCAGCGGTGGAAATCGACGCCATCATTGAAACTGCCTGA
- a CDS encoding GNAT family N-acetyltransferase: MKTSGGNDLTDHDGGSFIIRPVSSIGAFPRSEWGSLSGTGRGDGAYNPFVSYDFLTIVEESGCASPATGWQGHHLRLEAPDGSLLGALPCYAKNHSQGEYVFDHGWADAFERAGGRYYPKLQASVPFTPVTGPRLLTRRDGVDPSAVRAALASGLRQMTDRLGVSSAHVTFGQDGDISALEGAGFLHRTDQQFHFHNAGYGTYDDFLGCLASRKRKALKKERRAALEGGITIEWLTGADLTERVWDDFYAFYMDTGERKWGRPYLNRRFFSLLGERMADDVLLVMAKRDNRYIAGAINFIGSDALYGRNWGCIEEHPYLHFEVCYHQAIDFAIARGLKVVEAGAQGEHKLARGYLPVTVHSAHYISHPGLRRAVSDYLEHERREVTQIGDYLGAHAPFRKTSG; the protein is encoded by the coding sequence ATGAAAACAAGCGGGGGCAACGATCTGACGGATCACGATGGGGGCAGTTTCATCATCCGTCCCGTCAGTTCCATCGGCGCATTTCCCCGCAGCGAATGGGGCAGCCTTTCCGGTACCGGGCGCGGTGACGGGGCCTACAATCCCTTTGTCTCTTATGACTTTTTGACCATTGTCGAGGAATCCGGCTGCGCGTCTCCGGCCACCGGCTGGCAGGGCCATCATCTGCGTCTGGAAGCACCGGATGGCAGCCTGCTCGGCGCCCTGCCCTGCTACGCCAAAAACCACAGCCAGGGCGAATATGTGTTTGACCATGGTTGGGCCGACGCGTTTGAACGTGCTGGCGGGCGCTATTATCCAAAACTCCAGGCATCGGTCCCGTTCACACCGGTAACAGGGCCACGGCTTCTGACACGCCGCGACGGGGTGGACCCGTCGGCGGTGCGGGCAGCGCTCGCATCAGGGCTGAGACAGATGACGGACCGGCTGGGTGTGTCCTCTGCCCACGTCACTTTCGGGCAAGACGGCGATATCAGCGCGCTGGAGGGCGCAGGCTTTCTGCATCGCACCGACCAGCAGTTTCATTTTCACAATGCGGGCTATGGCACCTATGACGATTTTCTCGGCTGCCTCGCCTCGCGCAAGCGCAAGGCGCTGAAAAAGGAACGCCGCGCAGCGCTTGAGGGCGGCATCACCATCGAGTGGCTGACCGGCGCGGATTTGACCGAACGCGTGTGGGACGATTTCTACGCCTTCTACATGGATACCGGCGAGCGCAAATGGGGCCGGCCTTATCTCAACCGCCGTTTCTTTTCGCTCCTTGGCGAACGTATGGCTGATGACGTGCTTCTGGTGATGGCCAAACGGGACAATCGCTACATTGCCGGCGCGATCAATTTCATCGGCTCAGACGCGCTCTATGGGCGCAACTGGGGATGCATCGAGGAACACCCGTACCTGCATTTCGAGGTCTGCTATCATCAGGCCATCGATTTCGCGATCGCCAGAGGGCTGAAAGTGGTGGAAGCGGGCGCGCAGGGCGAGCACAAGCTGGCGCGTGGCTACCTGCCCGTCACCGTTCATTCGGCTCACTACATCTCCCACCCCGGCCTGCGCCGTGCCGTCTCCGACTATCTCGAGCATGAACGGCGCGAGGTGACCCAGATTGGTGATTATCTCGGCGCTCATGCGCCATTCAGGAAAACCAGCGGCTGA
- a CDS encoding DUF4031 domain-containing protein, which produces MAVYVDAAIWKWAGRNWCHLMADDVAELHRFAARLGVNRLVYQGPPRTSAPHYDITAYERSRAILLGAKACTREEIVAVFRRVRVKNGKVARPKRPDPLTSGLAGNPR; this is translated from the coding sequence ATGGCCGTCTATGTAGACGCGGCAATCTGGAAATGGGCCGGTCGCAACTGGTGCCATCTGATGGCCGACGATGTGGCGGAACTGCATCGGTTTGCCGCCCGCCTTGGCGTCAACCGTCTGGTCTACCAGGGCCCGCCGCGCACTTCTGCGCCGCATTACGACATCACCGCCTATGAGCGCAGCCGCGCGATTCTGCTTGGCGCCAAAGCGTGCACACGCGAGGAGATTGTTGCGGTTTTCCGCCGTGTGCGTGTGAAGAACGGCAAGGTGGCGCGGCCGAAGCGGCCAGACCCGCTTACCAGTGGATTGGCGGGCAATCCGCGCTGA
- a CDS encoding Gfo/Idh/MocA family protein yields MPQSPEPIRIAVVGVGKIARDQHLPALASNDDFRLIAAASRHGTVEGVPNFGTIEALLADIGEIDAVSLCMPPKFRFDAARAALEAGKHVFMEKPPGATVSEVEELKRIAERQGVTLFASWHSRYAPAVEAARAFLQASTLTSAQIIWKEDVRRWHPDQDWIWQPGGFGVFDPGINALSIMTHIFPAMFITDASLDFPANRDAPVAAKVLFRTSSGAPVVMDLDWLQTGPQSWDIHAETDRGTMLLSGGGAKLAIDGVVVHDEPETEYPMLYKRFSDLVRSHTSDVDLAPLQHVADAFMLGKRNVVDEFR; encoded by the coding sequence ATGCCACAATCCCCTGAGCCGATCCGCATAGCCGTTGTTGGTGTCGGCAAGATTGCACGCGACCAGCATCTGCCGGCGCTGGCTTCCAACGATGATTTCCGTTTGATTGCGGCAGCGAGCCGCCACGGCACAGTCGAGGGCGTCCCCAACTTTGGAACCATTGAGGCTCTGCTGGCGGACATAGGCGAGATTGACGCGGTATCGCTGTGCATGCCGCCCAAATTCCGGTTTGACGCGGCGCGGGCAGCGCTGGAGGCCGGCAAGCATGTGTTCATGGAAAAGCCGCCCGGCGCGACGGTCAGCGAAGTGGAAGAGCTGAAGCGCATTGCCGAACGGCAGGGCGTCACGCTGTTTGCCAGCTGGCATTCGCGCTATGCGCCGGCAGTGGAGGCCGCGCGGGCGTTTCTGCAGGCATCAACTCTTACATCAGCACAAATCATCTGGAAGGAGGATGTCCGTCGATGGCATCCGGACCAGGACTGGATCTGGCAGCCGGGCGGATTTGGCGTGTTCGATCCGGGCATCAATGCCCTGTCGATTATGACGCATATTTTTCCAGCGATGTTCATCACTGACGCTTCGCTTGATTTCCCGGCGAACCGCGATGCCCCGGTGGCTGCAAAAGTGTTATTTCGCACGTCGTCGGGTGCACCCGTCGTGATGGACCTCGACTGGCTGCAGACCGGGCCACAAAGCTGGGACATTCACGCCGAGACCGACCGCGGCACCATGCTGTTGTCAGGCGGCGGTGCAAAGCTCGCCATTGATGGCGTCGTGGTACACGACGAACCGGAGACCGAATACCCGATGCTTTACAAGCGCTTCAGTGACCTTGTTCGCAGCCACACGTCAGACGTTGACCTCGCGCCACTGCAGCATGTCGCCGACGCTTTCATGCTGGGCAAGCGCAATGTGGTGGACGAATTTCGCTAG
- a CDS encoding type II toxin-antitoxin system Phd/YefM family antitoxin: MQTINIHEAKTNLSRLVEQAANGEPFVIAKAGRPMVKVVAIDQPSADQMQRLGFMEGEFSVPDDFDTMGSEEINVLFGV, from the coding sequence ATGCAAACGATCAACATCCACGAGGCAAAAACCAATCTGTCGCGGCTCGTCGAGCAAGCGGCAAATGGTGAACCATTCGTCATCGCAAAGGCGGGCAGACCGATGGTCAAGGTCGTGGCAATTGACCAGCCCTCGGCTGACCAGATGCAGCGCCTTGGATTTATGGAGGGCGAATTTTCGGTACCCGACGATTTCGACACGATGGGCTCGGAAGAAATCAACGTGCTCTTTGGCGTATGA
- a CDS encoding type II toxin-antitoxin system VapC family toxin produces MKLLVDTHLLLWAAAAPWNLSPIARRFLADAGNILLFSPVSLWEVAIKRSLGRPDFTADPRTLKRGLLENGYVEVPVTSTHAVAVAALPPIHKDPFDRMLVAQVLSEGVTLLTADSVLASYPISVRKV; encoded by the coding sequence ATGAAGCTGCTCGTAGACACCCATCTTTTGTTGTGGGCTGCGGCGGCGCCGTGGAATCTGTCGCCAATTGCGCGGCGCTTTCTGGCCGACGCGGGCAACATCCTTCTGTTCAGTCCAGTAAGTCTCTGGGAGGTTGCCATAAAGCGCAGTCTTGGGCGGCCTGACTTTACGGCAGACCCCAGAACCCTTAAACGCGGCCTTCTCGAAAATGGCTATGTCGAAGTGCCGGTGACCAGCACCCATGCAGTTGCGGTCGCGGCTTTGCCACCCATTCACAAAGATCCCTTCGACCGCATGCTCGTTGCTCAGGTGCTTTCTGAGGGGGTCACCCTTCTGACAGCGGACTCAGTTCTCGCCAGCTATCCGATCTCCGTGCGAAAAGTCTGA
- the tsf gene encoding translation elongation factor Ts → MTITAAQVKELRELTGAGMMDCKVALGETGGNIEEAVDWLRKKGISKADKKAGRTAAEGLVGVDAGVREASIVEVNSETDFVARNDAFQEIVRNVSKVALAYGETDAIAAAKYPGSDKTVTDTIKDAVGTIGENMSFRRAAKLTVAKGAVASYVHNAVSENLGKLGVLVAIETDGDAQAASAFARQVAMHVAATNPLALNAEEVDPAAVEREKEIFADQARQSGKPEAIIEKMVEGRMRKFYEEVVLLKQAFVINPDLTVEKALAEAEKAIGAPAKITAFVRFALGEGIEKEESDFAAEVAAAVKN, encoded by the coding sequence ATGACAATTACCGCAGCACAGGTGAAAGAACTCCGCGAACTGACCGGCGCCGGCATGATGGACTGCAAGGTGGCACTGGGCGAAACCGGCGGCAATATCGAAGAAGCGGTCGACTGGCTGCGCAAGAAGGGTATTTCCAAAGCCGACAAGAAGGCTGGCCGCACGGCCGCTGAAGGACTTGTCGGGGTTGATGCCGGCGTTCGCGAGGCTTCCATCGTCGAAGTGAACTCGGAGACCGATTTTGTCGCCCGCAACGATGCCTTCCAGGAGATCGTCCGCAACGTCTCCAAGGTCGCGCTCGCTTATGGCGAAACCGATGCGATTGCGGCTGCGAAATATCCCGGATCAGACAAGACGGTGACTGACACCATCAAGGACGCGGTCGGCACCATCGGTGAAAACATGAGCTTCCGTCGCGCGGCAAAGCTGACCGTCGCCAAGGGCGCGGTCGCCAGCTATGTCCACAACGCTGTTTCCGAAAACCTCGGCAAGCTGGGCGTCCTCGTCGCCATCGAAACCGATGGTGATGCGCAAGCCGCCAGCGCGTTTGCCCGTCAGGTTGCCATGCACGTCGCCGCCACCAACCCGCTCGCGCTCAACGCCGAGGAAGTTGATCCGGCAGCCGTCGAGCGCGAAAAGGAGATCTTCGCCGATCAGGCTCGCCAGTCAGGCAAGCCAGAAGCCATCATCGAAAAGATGGTCGAAGGCCGTATGCGCAAGTTCTACGAGGAAGTCGTGCTGTTGAAGCAGGCTTTCGTGATCAACCCCGACCTGACGGTCGAAAAGGCGCTGGCCGAGGCCGAAAAGGCTATCGGCGCACCTGCCAAGATCACCGCTTTCGTCCGCTTTGCGCTCGGCGAGGGGATCGAGAAGGAAGAGAGCGATTTTGCCGCTGAAGTCGCTGCGGCCGTGAAGAACTAA
- a CDS encoding glycerophosphodiester phosphodiesterase, with product MRNEQLSWLVRQPIAHRGLHDMNKTRWENTLAAFEAAAVHGYAIECDVHLTSDGVPVVFHDRNLKRLTGTEGEVWQRSAGELTSLAIGGTDERVPTLDQMLALVAGRVPIVVELKGVPGHDDGLVERVCEKLRGYGGEAAIMSFDHWLIRQFPAHSGDIPAGLTACGALPHEIEQHFSMLANGISFVSYGVFDLPNPFISFVRERLSMPVISWTVRDKAAVTKTFDHVDQMTFEGFMPEAAPVA from the coding sequence ATGCGTAACGAACAGCTGTCCTGGCTTGTGCGCCAGCCGATTGCCCATCGCGGCCTGCATGACATGAACAAGACGCGGTGGGAGAACACGCTGGCCGCGTTCGAGGCGGCAGCCGTGCACGGTTATGCTATCGAATGCGACGTCCACCTGACCTCCGACGGCGTGCCGGTGGTTTTTCACGACCGCAACCTCAAACGGCTGACCGGGACCGAAGGCGAGGTATGGCAGCGCAGCGCCGGCGAGTTGACGTCTCTTGCCATTGGCGGCACGGATGAGCGCGTGCCGACGCTCGACCAGATGCTGGCGCTGGTTGCCGGGCGGGTGCCGATTGTGGTCGAGCTGAAGGGAGTTCCGGGCCATGATGACGGGCTGGTCGAGCGCGTGTGCGAGAAACTCCGCGGCTATGGCGGCGAGGCAGCCATCATGTCATTTGATCATTGGCTGATCCGCCAGTTCCCCGCCCATTCCGGCGACATTCCGGCTGGCCTGACGGCGTGCGGAGCGCTGCCGCACGAAATCGAGCAGCATTTTTCCATGCTGGCGAACGGCATTTCATTCGTGTCCTATGGCGTGTTCGATCTACCTAACCCGTTCATCTCATTCGTGCGCGAGCGCCTTTCCATGCCGGTAATCTCATGGACGGTGCGCGACAAGGCAGCCGTGACCAAAACCTTTGATCACGTCGACCAGATGACGTTTGAGGGTTTTATGCCGGAGGCCGCGCCGGTCGCATAA
- a CDS encoding cell envelope integrity EipB family protein: protein MRASRLFALSLLIASVSAPALSAPLLAPHRAVYDLALDNASDRSGITGLTGRMVYEFNGSACEGYTVNFRFVTRIDTGESTRLTDQQTTTFEDAEGKNFSFVTKSFVDQALDREVRGTATREASKLTVEMEKPDQDTIDLRATQFPTQHLIELLGKAEAGENFYETSLFDGSEDADKVMTTTVVIGKPVETGKDDPEMPALTPLAKDKFWPVDIAYFDESKTGGEELPQYRISFKMYKNGLTRDLMMDYGDFSMKGKLVNLLLFDRPKPCKK from the coding sequence ATGCGCGCATCGCGCCTTTTTGCCCTTTCCCTTCTGATTGCTTCGGTTTCAGCTCCGGCATTGTCCGCGCCGCTTCTGGCCCCGCACCGCGCGGTTTATGATCTGGCGCTCGACAATGCGTCGGACCGTTCCGGCATCACCGGGCTCACCGGTCGGATGGTTTACGAGTTCAATGGGTCGGCCTGTGAGGGTTACACGGTCAACTTCCGATTTGTCACCCGCATCGATACCGGCGAATCAACGCGCCTGACCGATCAGCAGACGACGACCTTTGAAGATGCCGAGGGCAAGAATTTTTCGTTTGTGACGAAAAGCTTCGTCGATCAGGCGCTTGATCGCGAAGTGCGGGGCACCGCCACGCGTGAAGCGTCAAAGCTGACTGTCGAAATGGAAAAACCGGACCAAGACACGATCGACCTGCGTGCCACCCAGTTTCCCACCCAGCATTTGATCGAACTTCTTGGCAAGGCGGAAGCGGGGGAGAACTTTTACGAGACCAGTCTGTTCGACGGGTCGGAAGATGCTGACAAGGTCATGACCACCACCGTGGTGATCGGCAAGCCGGTTGAGACAGGGAAAGACGATCCTGAAATGCCGGCGCTCACGCCGCTTGCAAAGGACAAATTCTGGCCGGTCGATATCGCCTATTTCGATGAATCGAAAACCGGTGGCGAGGAACTGCCGCAATACCGGATCAGCTTCAAGATGTATAAGAATGGCCTGACCCGCGACCTGATGATGGACTACGGCGACTTCTCGATGAAGGGCAAGCTGGTCAATCTGTTGCTGTTCGACAGGCCAAAGCCCTGCAAGAAATGA
- a CDS encoding aminotransferase-like domain-containing protein: MDDAGVKMVQGDTRIAFVMQSIRQRIAGRSLTPGAKLPSIRGLATTMHISKSTVVEAYERLSAEGVIRSRPGSGYFVAAPLAPLSLADIGPKLDRAVDPLWISRQSLEQGDDLLKPGCGWLPPSWMPHDAMRRALRSLARRDNSTLSDYGTPLGLPALRQVLARRLAGHGVEAALAQIVLTESGTQAIDLICRFLIEPGDTVLVDDPCYFNFHALLRAHRANIVSVAYTPSGPDIAQLEQVLSAHRPRLYITNSGVHNPTGAVLSPVMAHRVLKLADQFDLTIVEDDIFADFETAPAPRLAAFDGLQRVIQIGSFSKTLSASVRCGFIVARPDWIEGLTDLKIATSFAGANFSAELVLALLVDGSYRKHMEALRDRLARVMQETSAELKSIGIEPWLQPSAGMFLWCRLPEGVDAAAMARHALNKDNLVLAPGNVFSQSQSAKSFMRFNVAQMEDARIWPALSSAMR, encoded by the coding sequence ATGGATGATGCAGGCGTGAAAATGGTACAGGGCGATACCAGGATCGCCTTTGTGATGCAGTCGATCCGTCAACGGATCGCCGGGCGCAGCCTCACGCCCGGGGCAAAGCTGCCGTCGATCCGTGGGTTGGCCACCACGATGCACATCTCCAAATCAACGGTGGTCGAAGCCTATGAGCGGCTTTCCGCCGAAGGGGTCATCAGGTCGCGTCCGGGTTCCGGCTATTTTGTCGCCGCACCGCTTGCGCCGCTCTCGCTGGCCGACATCGGTCCAAAGCTTGATCGGGCGGTGGATCCACTGTGGATTTCCCGCCAGTCGCTGGAGCAGGGCGATGATCTGCTAAAGCCCGGCTGTGGCTGGCTTCCGCCATCATGGATGCCGCATGATGCCATGCGACGCGCCCTGCGTTCACTCGCCCGGCGTGATAATTCGACGCTTTCCGATTACGGCACGCCGCTCGGTCTCCCGGCGCTGCGCCAGGTTCTGGCGCGTCGCCTTGCCGGCCATGGCGTGGAAGCTGCTCTTGCGCAGATCGTCCTCACCGAATCGGGCACGCAGGCGATTGACCTGATCTGCCGCTTCTTGATCGAGCCGGGCGACACGGTGCTGGTCGACGACCCTTGCTATTTCAATTTCCACGCCCTTCTGAGAGCTCACCGCGCCAACATTGTCAGTGTCGCCTACACCCCGTCGGGGCCTGACATCGCGCAGCTGGAACAGGTTCTGTCCGCGCACAGGCCGCGCCTCTACATCACCAATTCCGGCGTCCATAATCCCACCGGAGCGGTGCTTTCGCCGGTGATGGCACACCGCGTGCTAAAACTCGCCGACCAGTTCGACCTCACAATTGTGGAGGACGACATCTTTGCCGATTTTGAAACCGCGCCCGCGCCGCGACTGGCCGCATTCGACGGGCTGCAACGGGTCATCCAGATTGGAAGCTTTTCAAAAACGCTGTCGGCCTCTGTGCGCTGCGGTTTCATCGTCGCGCGTCCTGACTGGATTGAGGGTCTGACCGACCTGAAAATCGCCACCAGTTTTGCCGGAGCCAATTTTTCCGCCGAACTTGTATTGGCGCTGTTGGTGGACGGCAGCTATCGAAAGCACATGGAGGCGCTGCGTGATCGGCTTGCCCGCGTCATGCAGGAAACATCTGCCGAACTGAAAAGCATCGGTATCGAGCCATGGCTGCAACCGTCCGCTGGCATGTTTTTGTGGTGCCGCCTGCCGGAAGGCGTTGATGCGGCTGCCATGGCCCGCCATGCGCTGAACAAGGACAATTTGGTGCTGGCTCCCGGCAACGTATTCAGCCAATCACAATCGGCCAAAAGCTTCATGCGGTTCAACGTGGCGCAGATGGAGGATGCGCGTATCTGGCCCGCGCTGTCGAGCGCGATGAGGTGA
- a CDS encoding DMT family transporter, producing the protein MDKTTGGWISGFLGVLIFSGSLPATRIAVMDFDPVFLTVARAAVAGALGVCLLLLFREKRPARSDLFPLIIVALGVVVGFPLLTALALKHITAAHSIVFIGLLPLATAIFGVLRGGERPRPVFWVFSCLGSALVAGFALSQGITAAPLGDLLMVAAVIACGLGYAEGAKLSRRLGGWQVISWALVVSLPLMLALALYTMPSTLSGISGPAWASFAYVSVFSMLIGFVFWYRGLALGGIAAVGQLQLLQPFFGLALAGLLLREEVSPMMFLVTLAVVCCVAGAKKFAS; encoded by the coding sequence ATGGACAAGACGACCGGCGGATGGATCAGCGGGTTTCTGGGTGTGCTGATCTTCAGCGGCTCCTTGCCGGCCACGCGCATCGCCGTGATGGACTTTGACCCGGTGTTTCTGACCGTTGCACGGGCAGCCGTCGCTGGTGCACTCGGTGTCTGCCTGCTGTTGCTGTTTCGAGAGAAACGACCGGCACGCAGCGATCTCTTTCCTCTCATCATTGTGGCGCTCGGCGTGGTTGTCGGATTTCCATTGCTTACGGCGCTTGCGCTGAAACACATCACCGCCGCACACTCCATCGTTTTCATCGGGCTGCTGCCCCTGGCAACCGCAATATTCGGCGTGCTGCGCGGTGGCGAGCGCCCTCGCCCGGTATTTTGGGTGTTCTCTTGCCTTGGCAGTGCGCTGGTCGCGGGCTTCGCCCTGTCGCAGGGCATCACGGCTGCACCGCTTGGCGATCTTCTCATGGTCGCTGCCGTCATTGCCTGCGGGCTGGGCTACGCCGAAGGCGCGAAACTGTCGCGCCGGCTGGGCGGCTGGCAGGTGATTTCCTGGGCGCTGGTCGTGTCGCTGCCGCTGATGCTTGCGCTGGCGCTTTACACGATGCCGTCGACGCTTTCAGGCATCAGCGGCCCGGCATGGGCAAGCTTTGCCTATGTGTCTGTCTTTTCGATGCTGATCGGCTTTGTGTTCTGGTATCGCGGGTTGGCTCTGGGCGGCATTGCCGCTGTCGGGCAATTGCAGTTGCTGCAACCCTTTTTCGGGCTGGCCCTTGCGGGGCTGCTGCTTCGCGAAGAAGTTAGTCCGATGATGTTTCTGGTGACATTGGCAGTGGTCTGCTGCGTGGCCGGGGCGAAGAAATTCGCCAGCTGA
- a CDS encoding HIT family protein, translating into MTAPLYDPQNIFAKILRGEIPSHKIFEDADTLAIMDVMPQGEGHCLVLPKAPARNLLDASPESLSAVMATAQKLARAVKSAFAADGVTVMQFNEAAGGQSMFHLHVHVIPRFEGIALKPHTGSMEKPEILATNAEKIRAALASLG; encoded by the coding sequence ATGACCGCCCCTCTCTACGATCCGCAAAACATCTTCGCCAAAATCCTGCGCGGCGAAATCCCGTCGCACAAGATCTTCGAGGATGCCGACACTCTGGCGATCATGGATGTGATGCCGCAGGGCGAAGGCCATTGTCTGGTGCTGCCAAAGGCGCCGGCCCGCAATCTGCTCGACGCGTCGCCGGAGAGCCTGTCAGCTGTCATGGCGACTGCGCAGAAGCTTGCCCGCGCTGTGAAGAGCGCGTTTGCGGCTGATGGTGTCACCGTAATGCAGTTCAACGAGGCCGCCGGCGGGCAGAGCATGTTTCACTTGCATGTCCATGTGATCCCACGCTTCGAGGGCATTGCCTTGAAACCGCATACCGGCAGCATGGAAAAGCCTGAAATTCTGGCAACCAACGCCGAGAAGATCAGGGCGGCGCTGGCCAGCCTTGGCTGA
- the rpsB gene encoding 30S ribosomal protein S2, producing MALPDFSMRQLLEAGVHFGHQTHRWNPKMAPYIYGARNNIHVIDLSQTVPLLHQALKQVSDTVAKGGRVLFVGTKRQASDIVADAAQRSAQYYVNSRWLGGMLTNWKTISNSIARLRKLDEILSGGEAHGFTKKERLNLDREREKLDKALGGIKDMGSTPDLMFVIDTNKEAIAILEAKRLGIPVVAVIDSNCDPDKIDFPIPGNDDAQRAISFYCDLVAKAALDGIARQHGAMGVDIGASIETPVEPELEAAPAAEAPAAEAPAAAAEETPAADSTGA from the coding sequence ATGGCATTGCCTGATTTCAGCATGCGCCAGCTTCTTGAAGCTGGCGTTCACTTCGGCCACCAGACCCACCGCTGGAACCCGAAAATGGCGCCTTACATCTATGGCGCACGCAACAACATCCACGTCATCGACCTCTCGCAGACGGTGCCTTTGCTGCACCAGGCGCTGAAGCAGGTTTCCGACACTGTCGCCAAGGGCGGCCGCGTTCTGTTCGTCGGCACCAAGCGCCAGGCATCAGACATCGTGGCTGACGCTGCACAGCGTTCGGCTCAGTATTATGTCAACTCGCGTTGGTTGGGCGGCATGCTCACCAACTGGAAGACGATCTCCAACTCGATCGCACGTCTGCGCAAGCTGGATGAGATCCTTTCGGGCGGCGAAGCACACGGCTTCACCAAGAAGGAGCGCCTGAACCTCGACCGTGAGCGCGAAAAGCTCGACAAGGCGCTCGGCGGCATCAAGGACATGGGCTCGACGCCTGACCTGATGTTCGTGATCGACACCAACAAGGAAGCGATTGCGATCCTCGAAGCCAAGCGTCTGGGTATCCCGGTCGTGGCCGTCATCGATTCCAACTGCGATCCGGACAAGATCGACTTCCCGATCCCAGGCAACGACGATGCGCAGCGCGCAATCTCGTTCTATTGCGATCTGGTAGCCAAGGCAGCTCTCGACGGCATCGCCCGTCAGCACGGCGCCATGGGCGTCGACATTGGTGCCTCGATTGAGACCCCGGTTGAGCCGGAACTCGAAGCAGCACCTGCTGCCGAAGCACCAGCCGCAGAAGCGCCAGCGGCTGCAGCCGAAGAAACTCCGGCAGCCGATTCGACCGGCGCCTGA
- a CDS encoding RHS repeat-associated core domain-containing protein, with the protein MSSTTRKPGNIGFAGQIHEDETGVQMLGNGYRAYSPALMRFTAPDNLSPFKQGGINAYGYCMGDPVNNHDPSGHITFRALAHTVLNVIRLRNSALIGASRLERLPFVAMREVVRYLPGHAAVDLASTSTTMNFRVNSATYRIGKMDIGRLPGAQIGFSTYLARGTGVAQVNARRRIELGIQEGVLPGQIRAELPNSQLGMQHNTGMSQKALQTDLQAALGPYYQSPEITAQRRGKMFPLSRAASTVYAGVQRLTEDLHYPLRLRQQALLIRQGDRRALWNFRKRFIS; encoded by the coding sequence ATGAGCAGCACGACGAGAAAACCGGGCAATATTGGCTTTGCCGGCCAGATCCATGAGGATGAAACCGGCGTTCAGATGCTGGGAAACGGATACCGCGCATACAGCCCAGCGTTAATGCGCTTCACCGCGCCAGACAATCTTTCGCCGTTTAAGCAAGGTGGCATCAATGCGTATGGCTACTGCATGGGGGACCCCGTCAACAATCACGATCCGAGCGGGCATATTACGTTCCGAGCCCTGGCCCACACTGTTTTGAATGTTATCAGGTTGCGGAACAGCGCCTTAATCGGCGCAAGTCGGCTGGAGCGATTGCCGTTTGTCGCGATGCGGGAGGTTGTTCGGTATTTGCCAGGGCACGCCGCAGTAGACCTCGCATCGACGTCAACGACGATGAATTTCAGGGTGAACAGTGCCACCTATCGGATCGGCAAAATGGATATCGGCCGTCTTCCGGGGGCACAGATTGGCTTCTCGACGTACCTTGCCAGAGGTACCGGAGTTGCGCAGGTGAACGCCCGCAGACGCATCGAGCTTGGCATTCAGGAAGGTGTCCTTCCGGGGCAAATCAGGGCTGAATTACCCAATTCGCAGCTGGGTATGCAGCATAATACTGGAATGTCGCAGAAGGCCTTGCAGACAGATCTTCAGGCGGCTTTGGGCCCCTATTATCAGTCTCCCGAAATCACCGCCCAGCGGCGAGGAAAAATGTTTCCATTATCAAGAGCGGCAAGCACAGTCTACGCGGGTGTGCAGCGGCTGACGGAGGATTTGCACTATCCGTTGCGGCTTCGCCAGCAAGCCCTACTCATTCGACAAGGTGACAGAAGAGCGCTGTGGAACTTCCGAAAGCGATTTATTTCCTAG